The following coding sequences are from one Caldilineales bacterium window:
- a CDS encoding ABC transporter ATP-binding protein — translation MIQFTDLTKRFGAFTAVDALSFSVPERTAVALWGPNGAGKTTIIKCLLGLLSYSGRIEVAGLDAHRQGRLVRRSLGYVPQELAFYPDLSTLDTALFYSRLKRVPAARAAEVLAQVGLAEHTAKPVRALSGGMKQRLALGLALLADPPLLVLDEPTSSLDTSARHQFLNLLLDVKAAGKTILFTSHRLEEVESLGDEVLVLEAGRLRLTCRAAELSRCLGLRTQVRLFVPPEAMDAALVALQADGLSAHKNGAGLLVDVLPDEKARPIHVLSQAAIRVDDFELE, via the coding sequence ATGATCCAATTCACCGATCTCACGAAACGCTTTGGCGCTTTCACTGCCGTCGATGCCCTCAGCTTCAGCGTGCCCGAACGCACGGCCGTCGCGCTGTGGGGGCCGAATGGCGCCGGCAAAACCACGATCATCAAGTGCCTGTTGGGGCTGCTTTCGTATTCTGGTCGCATCGAAGTGGCCGGTTTGGATGCCCATCGCCAGGGCCGCTTGGTGCGCCGTTCGTTGGGCTATGTGCCCCAGGAACTGGCCTTCTACCCCGACTTGAGCACCCTTGACACCGCCTTGTTCTACTCCCGACTCAAACGCGTCCCGGCGGCGCGGGCCGCTGAGGTGTTGGCGCAGGTAGGCCTGGCCGAGCACACCGCCAAACCGGTGCGGGCGCTTTCGGGCGGGATGAAGCAGCGGCTGGCCCTGGGCCTGGCCCTGCTGGCTGACCCGCCCCTGCTGGTACTGGACGAGCCGACCTCCAGTCTGGACACCTCGGCCCGGCATCAGTTCCTCAACCTGCTGCTCGATGTCAAGGCCGCTGGCAAGACCATCCTCTTCACCTCGCACCGGCTGGAGGAGGTCGAGTCGTTGGGCGATGAGGTGCTGGTGCTGGAGGCGGGCCGACTGCGGCTCACCTGCCGGGCGGCCGAGCTTTCGCGTTGCCTGGGGCTGCGCACACAGGTGCGCTTGTTCGTGCCGCCCGAAGCAATGGACGCCGCCCTTGTGGCGTTGCAGGCGGATGGCCTCAGCGCCCACAAAAACGGCGCCGGCCTTCTGGTCGATGTCCTGCCCGACGAAAAAGCCCGCCCCATCCATGTCCTCAGCCAGGCCGCCATTCGCGTCGATGACTTCGAGCTGGAATAG
- a CDS encoding ABC transporter permease has translation MNLDLTSIWTLAQKELRDALRNRWFLLYTIAFVVLSLAFAYLSLAGAGIAGLAGFGRTAASLINLVLLIVPLMALTVGAQSLAGEQERGTLSYLLAQPVGRVEVFLGKYLGLSLGLLASLALGFGISGLVMAFSGNGANDPGVYARLVVLAFLLSLTMLSVGLLISAFTRRASVAIGIGLFLWLVFVFLGDLGMMGTAIVLRLPVESLFWLSLSNPLQVFKMAAILDIHTTLDVLGPAGIYASQEFGDSLLAIFLVALVAWAVAPALGAFARFATKSDW, from the coding sequence ATGAACCTCGACCTCACTTCCATCTGGACGCTGGCGCAAAAGGAACTGCGCGACGCCCTCCGCAACCGCTGGTTTCTGCTCTACACCATTGCTTTCGTCGTCCTCTCGCTGGCCTTCGCCTACCTCTCGCTGGCGGGCGCCGGCATCGCCGGCCTGGCCGGGTTTGGCCGCACCGCCGCCAGCCTGATCAACCTCGTCCTGCTGATCGTGCCCTTGATGGCGCTAACGGTGGGCGCGCAGAGCCTGGCCGGCGAACAGGAGCGCGGCACGCTCAGTTATTTGCTCGCCCAGCCGGTTGGCCGGGTCGAGGTCTTCCTGGGCAAGTACCTGGGGCTTTCGCTCGGCCTGTTGGCCTCGCTGGCGCTGGGGTTCGGCATCTCTGGCCTGGTGATGGCGTTTAGTGGCAACGGCGCCAACGACCCTGGCGTCTATGCCCGGCTGGTGGTGCTGGCCTTTCTGCTCAGCCTGACCATGCTCAGTGTAGGGCTGCTGATTTCAGCCTTCACCCGCCGCGCCAGCGTGGCCATCGGCATCGGGCTGTTTCTCTGGCTCGTCTTCGTCTTCCTGGGTGACCTGGGCATGATGGGCACCGCCATCGTCTTGCGTCTGCCCGTCGAGTCGTTGTTTTGGCTCTCGCTCAGCAACCCCCTGCAGGTCTTCAAGATGGCCGCCATCCTCGACATCCACACCACACTCGATGTGCTGGGCCCGGCCGGCATCTATGCCAGCCAGGAATTCGGCGACAGCCTCCTGGCCATCTTCCTCGTTGCCCTTGTCGCCTGGGCCGTGGCGCCGGCCCTGGGCGCTTTTGCCCGTTTTGCCACCAAATCCGATTGGTAG
- a CDS encoding nitrous oxide reductase accessory protein NosL: MKHALFVLLIALLLAGCARGQRQPQPPDIHYGEDICVECNMIISDARFAAGYAHEISPGRYESLPFDDIGDMLVHSLKHPEHKIAFWYVNDYTTKTWLDASQAFFVVSPDLQTPMGFGIAAHATAEAAAAQAAELNGEVLTWEELRAKFKPEM, translated from the coding sequence ATGAAACACGCCCTCTTCGTCCTCCTCATCGCTCTCCTGCTAGCAGGCTGCGCCCGCGGCCAACGCCAGCCGCAGCCGCCCGACATCCACTACGGCGAGGATATCTGCGTCGAATGCAATATGATCATCAGCGACGCCCGTTTTGCCGCCGGCTACGCCCACGAAATCAGCCCTGGCCGCTACGAGAGCCTGCCCTTCGACGACATCGGCGACATGCTCGTCCATAGCCTCAAGCATCCCGAGCACAAGATCGCCTTTTGGTATGTGAACGACTACACCACCAAAACCTGGCTGGACGCTTCCCAGGCTTTCTTCGTCGTCAGCCCGGATCTGCAAACGCCGATGGGCTTCGGCATCGCCGCCCACGCCACCGCTGAGGCGGCCGCAGCCCAGGCCGCCGAATTGAACGGCGAGGTATTGACCTGGGAAGAATTGCGGGCCAAATTCAAACCGGAGATGTGA